A window of the Parambassis ranga chromosome 17, fParRan2.1, whole genome shotgun sequence genome harbors these coding sequences:
- the rab12 gene encoding ras-related protein Rab-12 yields MDPRYDIPRRAAGGGGGGSSANSSPALGAQSRRRKMPPRPADFKLQIIIIGSRGVGKTSLMERFTDDTFCESCKSTVGVDFKIKTVELRGKKIRLQIWDTAGQERFNSITSAYYRGAKGIVLVYDITKQETFDDLPKWMKMIDKYASEEAELLLVGNKLDCESDRIITRQQGERFASRISGMRFCESSAKDNFNVDEIFLKLVDDILSKMPLEVPNKELSNSVLSLQPEPEVPPELPPPRMRCC; encoded by the exons ATGGATCCGCGATATGACATACCGCGGAGGGCCGccggtggcggcggcggcgggaGCTCCGCGAACTCGTCCCCCGCTCTGGGGGCTCAATCACGCCGCAGGAAGATGCCTCCCAGACCCGCTGATTTCAAACTTCAAATTATCATTATTGGCTCTCGGGGAGTTGGTAAAACCAGCCTCATGGAGAGATTCACGGACGACACTTTCTGTGAATCATGCAAGTCGACCGTAG GAGTTGACTTCAAAATCAAGACAGTTGAGCTTAGAGGGAAGAAGATCAGACTACAGATATG GGACACTGCTGGCCAGGAAAGGTTCAACAGTATTACATCAGCCTATTATAGAGGAGCCAAGGGAATAGTGCTTGTGTATGACATCACCAAACAGGAGACTTTTGACGATCTTCCTAAATGGATGAAAATGATagacaag TACGCTTCAGAGGAAGCAGAACTTCTGCTGGTTGGGAACAAGCTGGACTGCGAGTCTGACCGCATCATCACCAGACAACAAGGAGAGAGG TTTGCTTCTCGGATAAGTGGAATGCGCTTCTGTGAATCTAGTGCCAAGGATAATTTTAATGTGGATGAGATTTTCCTGAAGCTTGTGGACGACATTCTTAGCAAG ATGCCTCTGGAAGTTCCTAACAAAGAGCTCTCCAACAGCgtcctgtctctgcagcctgaACCGGAAGTGCCGCCGGAGTTGCCCCCTCCTCGCATGCGCTGTTGCTGA